The proteins below come from a single Portunus trituberculatus isolate SZX2019 chromosome 2, ASM1759143v1, whole genome shotgun sequence genomic window:
- the LOC123502866 gene encoding phosphatidylinositol 4,5-bisphosphate 3-kinase catalytic subunit alpha isoform-like isoform X2, whose translation MGEPPGLTDEEREINKHISTILGCSVYTLYQCEDEEVQAFRKGAVGVVREAVRVRQQCGAPSLATYHHPPQLHATATLPTAVTRKLNDGYLTITLRKVTTTTTTTTLRVPWDIYPEGVVAWALRRLPPAASPPPSPPSSPYTQSSPPYVLRVNKSQEYLLAAKPITQYKTIRSLITQGRTPDLSLVAKKDFYASFHPVLFKDPSYTTTTTTTVTPATPAAPAPPTVSLWHPSLEGRLKVHVLKARGVGVKEGQKVFVCAGVYHGSEGLCTTQETCRSEVGGQGGAGLREWLQFDLPIQELPRGSRLCLALWCERASPERRRIWERSEEAMVGWGNINLFDFRGRLVHGRVCVRLQAPPRPPTTGYTPSDTQDPSPITQETPLTTASLAEMAQRDPLTPLPAGVREGVWGARQGCREVPDSLPCLVEAVKWASRDQVSQLYLLMKSWPPLSPEAALELLAGPSADPVVRCLATKHLDRALSDDALMQYMLQLVQSLKHEPHLESPLVCVLLRRALTNATLGHTLFWHLKAECGVWVRGEGVLAVVEAYCRGLGVAGAAGLARQVTAVSTMASLAHCIREGADGGKERLKEAEFSHPLQHLPSPLHPGITLGRLRVSECRVIESARCPLLLAWDAPSDSTPHPPAIIFKCGDDLRQDMLCLQILTLMARLWSEEGLELPLVPYRCQATTRDQGLIEVVPGAATVYGIQRVSTLGAIQVDSSQLYKWIKEKNCTESKLQQAIDNFTKSCAAYCVATFVLGIGDRHPSNIMVNRDGMIFHIDFGHILGNFKKKFGIPRERAPFVLTSDFLLVIAKGAENPKDSQEFQKFQQLCGKAYLALRHHYRLLAVLFRHLLNTGMPEVQSVADVAYLRKTLAVGVSEEEALRYFQNRFHEAYDGAWTTKLDWFFHCVRHR comes from the exons ATGGGGGAACCGCCAGGCCTcactgatgaagagagagagatcaacaagCATATAT CCACAATCCTAGGGTGCTCAGTGTACACCCTATACCAGtgtgaggacgaggaggtgcaGGCGTTCCGGAAGGGTGCGGTGGGTGTGGTGCGGGAGGCTGTTAGGGTGAGGCAGCAGTGTGGCGCACCCTCCCTGGCCAcataccaccacccaccacagcTCCACGCCACAGCCACCCTACCCACTGCTGTCACAAGGAAGCTCAATGATG GCTACCTCACTATCACCCTAAGgaaagtcaccaccaccaccaccaccaccactttgagGGTTCCCTGGGATATCTACCCTGAGGGGGTCGTCGCCTGGGCCCTGAGACGTCTCCCCCCTGCtgcctccccccctccttcaccccccTCCTCACCCTACACCCAGTCCTCACCCCCTTATGTCCTTAGGGTGAACAAATCACAAGAGTATTTATTAGCAGCTAAACCCATAACTCAGTATAAG ACCATCCGCTCGCTCATCACGCAAGGAAGGACCCCAGACCTCAGCTTGGTGGCAAAGAAAGACTTCTACGCTTCATTTCACCCAGTGCTGTTTAAAGATccctcctacaccaccaccaccaccaccacagtcaccccTGCCACCCCAGCCGCCCCAGCACCGCCCACTGTCTCCCTGTGGCACCCCAGCTTGGAAGGGAGGCTAAAAGTACATGTTTTGAAGGCCAGGGGTGTTGGGGTGAAGGAGGGGCAGAAG gtgtttgtgtgtgcgggGGTGTACCATGGCAGCGAGGGGCTCTGTACCACGCAGGAGACATGTCGCAGTGAGGTGGGGGGGCAGGGGGGGGCTGGCTTGAGAGAGTGGCTGCAGTTTGACCTCCCCATACAAGAGCTGCCCCGCGGGTCACGCCTCTGCCTTGCCCTTTGGTGTGAGCGAGCCAGccccgagaggaggaggatctgggAGAGGagt GAGGAGGCCATGGTGGGCTGGGGGAACATCAATCTCTTTGACTTCCGAGGCCGGCTGGTGCACGGCAGGGTGTGTGTGCGGCTCCAGGCTCCCCCCAGGCCACCCACCACAGGCTACACCCCCTCGGACACACAG GACCCCTCCCCCATCACCCAGGAGACACCCCTCACCACAGCCAGCCTTGCAGAGATGGCCCAGCGTGACCCCCTCACCCCCCTGCCAgctggggtgagggagggggtgtGGGGTGCAAGGCAGGGGTGCAGGGAGGTGCCAGATTCACTCCCCTGTCTTGTGGAAGCTGTCAAGTGGGCTTCCAGAGATCAGGtgtcccag ctgtACCTCTTAATGAAGTCATGGCCCCCCCTGTCCCCCGAGGCGGCCCTGGAGCTGCTGGCCGGACCCTCTGCTGACCCAGTTGTGCGCTGCCTGGCCACCAAACACCTGGACCGCGCCCTGTCAGATGATGCCCTAATGCAG TACATGCTGCAGCTGGTCCAGAGCTTGAAACACGAACCACACCTAGAGTCCCCACTGGTGTGTGTCTTGCTGCGACGCGCCCTCACCAACGCCACTCTGGGACACACACTCTTCTGGCAcctcaa GgcggagtgtggtgtgtgggtgcgAGGGGAGGgtgtgctggcggtggtggaggcgtACTGTCGAGGCCTGGGTGTGGCGGGGGCGGCGGGGCTGGCCAGGCAGGTGACGGCTGTGTCCACCATGGCCTCCCTGGCACACTGCATCAGAGAGGGGGCCGACGGGGggaag GAGAGACTGAAGGAGGCAGAGTTCTCCCACCCTCTACagcacctcccctcaccccttcaccctgGCATCACCCTGGGGCGGCTCAGGGTGTCCGAGTGCAGGGTGATTGAGTCCGCCAGGTGCCCCCTCCTCCTGGCCTGGGACGCCCCCTCGGACAGCACCCCTCACCCCCCTGCCATTATCTTCAAGTGTGGCgatg aTCTCCGTCAAGACATGCTGTGCCTCCAAATTTTGACTCTAATGGCCCGTCTGTGGTCTGAGGAGGGGCTGGAGCTTCCCCTGGTGCCCTACCGATGCCAGGCCACCACCAGAGACCAGGGGCTGATAGAGGTGGTCCCCGGGGCGGCCACTGTGTACGGCATTCAGCGTGTGTCTACCCTGGGGGCCATCCAGGTGGATTCCTCACAGCTGTACAAGTGGATCAAGGAGAAGAACTGTACTGAGAG CAAACTACAGCAAGCAATAGACAACTTCACCAAGTCATGTGCTGCGTACTGTGTGGCAACCTTCGTGCTGGGGATTGGAGACCGACACCCCAGCAACATAATGGTGAACAGGGACGGCATG atctttCACATAGACTTTGGACACATTTTGGGCAATTTTAAGAAGAAGTTTGGAATTCCGAGAGAGAGGGCACCCTTTGTCCTAACCTCCGACTTCCTGCTGGTGATTGCCAAGGGCGCGGAGAACCCCAAGGACAGCCAGGAATTCCAGAA gTTCCAGCAGTTGTGTGGCAAGGCGTATCTCGCACTGCGCCACCACTACCGCTTGTTGGCCGTTCTGTTCCGCCACCTCCTCAACACTGGTATGCCGGAAGTACAG AGTGTGGCAGACGTGGCGTACCTGAGGAAGACATTAGCGGTGGGCGTGTCTGAAGAGGAGGCGCTGCGGTATTTTCAGAACCGGTTCCACGAGGCCTATGATGGAGCCTGGACCACCAAACTCGACTGGTTCTTCCACTGTGTCCGCCACCGGTAA
- the LOC123502877 gene encoding apolipoprotein D-like: MALAGADKVAAAVVVVVVCLALPQQVSGHAYEFGTCKNIPGAQNFQPDQLTGVWYVIKIFSTNSRCMTVTFNRTADGFTATERRELFLGRKVGLDHILTNTGYFTIKNDDVPAQMSVSWPSNFLGPADVTVVDIERDSFAVIYECKSLFVVRRTSAVILSRQPALDPTVIERIEGDLSALKIDVTDFDVMNHADCNQPGEADFNFNVNEYIGDGFIKGGQGGGQEGGQGGQEGEGEGGIGIGEIFNPEFINFDGVSNDENEVQG, translated from the exons aTGGCACTAGCGGGGGCAGAcaaggtggcggcggcggtggtggtggtggtggtgtgcctgGCTCTCCCCCAGCAGGTGTCAGGCCACGCTTATGAATTTGGGACCTGTAAGAATATTCCAGGTGCTCAGAACTTCCAGCCTGACCAg TTAACAGGGGTGTGGTACGTCATCAAAATCTTCAGCACCAACAGCCGCTGCATGACAGTCACCTTCAACAGAACAGCGGACGGATTCACGGCAACAGAGAGGCGGGAACTGTTTCTCGGACGCAAGGTTGGACTGGACCACATCCTCACAAACACTGGCTACTTCACTATCAAGAATGACGATGTGCCTGCCCAGATGTCCGTCAGCTGGCCCTCCA ATTTCCTCGGGCCGGCAGACGTGACAGTGGTGGACATTGAGAGAGACTCCTTTGCTGTGATCTACGAGTGTAAGTCTCTGTTTGTGGTGAGGCGTACGTCAGCAGTTATCCTCAGCCGCCAGCCCGCCCTGGACCCAACTGTCATCGAGAGG ATTGAGGGTGACTTGAGCGCTCTGAAAATCGATGTCACGGATTTCGACGTAATGAACCACGCGGACTGCAACCAACCAGGCGAGGCGGACTTCAATTTCAACGTAAATGAGTATATTGGTGACGGCTTCATTAAGGGAGGTCAAGGAGGGGGTCAGGAAGGAGGTCAAGGAGgtcaggagggagagggagagggaggaattgGTATAGGGGAAATTTTTAATCCAGAGTTTATCAATTTTGACGGAGTGAGTAATGATGAGAATGAGGTgcagggttga
- the LOC123502866 gene encoding phosphatidylinositol 4,5-bisphosphate 3-kinase catalytic subunit alpha isoform-like isoform X1 — MGEPPGLTDEEREINKHISTILGCSVYTLYQCEDEEVQAFRKGAVGVVREAVRVRQQCGAPSLATYHHPPQLHATATLPTAVTRKLNDGYLTITLRKVTTTTTTTTLRVPWDIYPEGVVAWALRRLPPAASPPPSPPSSPYTQSSPPYVLRVNKSQEYLLAAKPITQYKTIRSLITQGRTPDLSLVAKKDFYASFHPVLFKDPSYTTTTTTTVTPATPAAPAPPTVSLWHPSLEGRLKVHVLKARGVGVKEGQKVFVCAGVYHGSEGLCTTQETCRSEVGGQGGAGLREWLQFDLPIQELPRGSRLCLALWCERASPERRRIWERSEEAMVGWGNINLFDFRGRLVHGRVCVRLQAPPRPPTTGYTPSDTQDPSPITQETPLTTASLAEMAQRDPLTPLPAGVREGVWGARQGCREVPDSLPCLVEAVKWASRDQVSQLYLLMKSWPPLSPEAALELLAGPSADPVVRCLATKHLDRALSDDALMQYMLQLVQSLKHEPHLESPLVCVLLRRALTNATLGHTLFWHLKAECGVWVRGEGVLAVVEAYCRGLGVAGAAGLARQVTAVSTMASLAHCIREGADGGKKTEYFKERLKEAEFSHPLQHLPSPLHPGITLGRLRVSECRVIESARCPLLLAWDAPSDSTPHPPAIIFKCGDDLRQDMLCLQILTLMARLWSEEGLELPLVPYRCQATTRDQGLIEVVPGAATVYGIQRVSTLGAIQVDSSQLYKWIKEKNCTESKLQQAIDNFTKSCAAYCVATFVLGIGDRHPSNIMVNRDGMIFHIDFGHILGNFKKKFGIPRERAPFVLTSDFLLVIAKGAENPKDSQEFQKFQQLCGKAYLALRHHYRLLAVLFRHLLNTGMPEVQSVADVAYLRKTLAVGVSEEEALRYFQNRFHEAYDGAWTTKLDWFFHCVRHR, encoded by the exons ATGGGGGAACCGCCAGGCCTcactgatgaagagagagagatcaacaagCATATAT CCACAATCCTAGGGTGCTCAGTGTACACCCTATACCAGtgtgaggacgaggaggtgcaGGCGTTCCGGAAGGGTGCGGTGGGTGTGGTGCGGGAGGCTGTTAGGGTGAGGCAGCAGTGTGGCGCACCCTCCCTGGCCAcataccaccacccaccacagcTCCACGCCACAGCCACCCTACCCACTGCTGTCACAAGGAAGCTCAATGATG GCTACCTCACTATCACCCTAAGgaaagtcaccaccaccaccaccaccaccactttgagGGTTCCCTGGGATATCTACCCTGAGGGGGTCGTCGCCTGGGCCCTGAGACGTCTCCCCCCTGCtgcctccccccctccttcaccccccTCCTCACCCTACACCCAGTCCTCACCCCCTTATGTCCTTAGGGTGAACAAATCACAAGAGTATTTATTAGCAGCTAAACCCATAACTCAGTATAAG ACCATCCGCTCGCTCATCACGCAAGGAAGGACCCCAGACCTCAGCTTGGTGGCAAAGAAAGACTTCTACGCTTCATTTCACCCAGTGCTGTTTAAAGATccctcctacaccaccaccaccaccaccacagtcaccccTGCCACCCCAGCCGCCCCAGCACCGCCCACTGTCTCCCTGTGGCACCCCAGCTTGGAAGGGAGGCTAAAAGTACATGTTTTGAAGGCCAGGGGTGTTGGGGTGAAGGAGGGGCAGAAG gtgtttgtgtgtgcgggGGTGTACCATGGCAGCGAGGGGCTCTGTACCACGCAGGAGACATGTCGCAGTGAGGTGGGGGGGCAGGGGGGGGCTGGCTTGAGAGAGTGGCTGCAGTTTGACCTCCCCATACAAGAGCTGCCCCGCGGGTCACGCCTCTGCCTTGCCCTTTGGTGTGAGCGAGCCAGccccgagaggaggaggatctgggAGAGGagt GAGGAGGCCATGGTGGGCTGGGGGAACATCAATCTCTTTGACTTCCGAGGCCGGCTGGTGCACGGCAGGGTGTGTGTGCGGCTCCAGGCTCCCCCCAGGCCACCCACCACAGGCTACACCCCCTCGGACACACAG GACCCCTCCCCCATCACCCAGGAGACACCCCTCACCACAGCCAGCCTTGCAGAGATGGCCCAGCGTGACCCCCTCACCCCCCTGCCAgctggggtgagggagggggtgtGGGGTGCAAGGCAGGGGTGCAGGGAGGTGCCAGATTCACTCCCCTGTCTTGTGGAAGCTGTCAAGTGGGCTTCCAGAGATCAGGtgtcccag ctgtACCTCTTAATGAAGTCATGGCCCCCCCTGTCCCCCGAGGCGGCCCTGGAGCTGCTGGCCGGACCCTCTGCTGACCCAGTTGTGCGCTGCCTGGCCACCAAACACCTGGACCGCGCCCTGTCAGATGATGCCCTAATGCAG TACATGCTGCAGCTGGTCCAGAGCTTGAAACACGAACCACACCTAGAGTCCCCACTGGTGTGTGTCTTGCTGCGACGCGCCCTCACCAACGCCACTCTGGGACACACACTCTTCTGGCAcctcaa GgcggagtgtggtgtgtgggtgcgAGGGGAGGgtgtgctggcggtggtggaggcgtACTGTCGAGGCCTGGGTGTGGCGGGGGCGGCGGGGCTGGCCAGGCAGGTGACGGCTGTGTCCACCATGGCCTCCCTGGCACACTGCATCAGAGAGGGGGCCGACGGGGggaag aaaacggaatatTTCAAGGAGAGACTGAAGGAGGCAGAGTTCTCCCACCCTCTACagcacctcccctcaccccttcaccctgGCATCACCCTGGGGCGGCTCAGGGTGTCCGAGTGCAGGGTGATTGAGTCCGCCAGGTGCCCCCTCCTCCTGGCCTGGGACGCCCCCTCGGACAGCACCCCTCACCCCCCTGCCATTATCTTCAAGTGTGGCgatg aTCTCCGTCAAGACATGCTGTGCCTCCAAATTTTGACTCTAATGGCCCGTCTGTGGTCTGAGGAGGGGCTGGAGCTTCCCCTGGTGCCCTACCGATGCCAGGCCACCACCAGAGACCAGGGGCTGATAGAGGTGGTCCCCGGGGCGGCCACTGTGTACGGCATTCAGCGTGTGTCTACCCTGGGGGCCATCCAGGTGGATTCCTCACAGCTGTACAAGTGGATCAAGGAGAAGAACTGTACTGAGAG CAAACTACAGCAAGCAATAGACAACTTCACCAAGTCATGTGCTGCGTACTGTGTGGCAACCTTCGTGCTGGGGATTGGAGACCGACACCCCAGCAACATAATGGTGAACAGGGACGGCATG atctttCACATAGACTTTGGACACATTTTGGGCAATTTTAAGAAGAAGTTTGGAATTCCGAGAGAGAGGGCACCCTTTGTCCTAACCTCCGACTTCCTGCTGGTGATTGCCAAGGGCGCGGAGAACCCCAAGGACAGCCAGGAATTCCAGAA gTTCCAGCAGTTGTGTGGCAAGGCGTATCTCGCACTGCGCCACCACTACCGCTTGTTGGCCGTTCTGTTCCGCCACCTCCTCAACACTGGTATGCCGGAAGTACAG AGTGTGGCAGACGTGGCGTACCTGAGGAAGACATTAGCGGTGGGCGTGTCTGAAGAGGAGGCGCTGCGGTATTTTCAGAACCGGTTCCACGAGGCCTATGATGGAGCCTGGACCACCAAACTCGACTGGTTCTTCCACTGTGTCCGCCACCGGTAA